Proteins encoded in a region of the Vicia villosa cultivar HV-30 ecotype Madison, WI linkage group LG5, Vvil1.0, whole genome shotgun sequence genome:
- the LOC131602315 gene encoding uncharacterized protein LOC131602315, whose amino-acid sequence MAKVEDEPTSSIQQQPSSYILLLNIMSKRRTWACLFFLVYGTLLASSWNFLKTMLSWYNSQAESSTSGWPALYASVLLGTVFGLLSMVAALVVMVPAVLVTWITVVVLLAFFGKPRRVLVVEGRKITGEIFSFVVKILLTEGNVVAAVCAVLGYFVLVRRNSE is encoded by the coding sequence ATGGCAAAAGTAGAAGATGAACCGACATCATCGATTCAACAACAACCTTCATCGTACATATTGTTGTTGAATATCATGAGCAAAAGAAGAACATGGGCATGTCTTTTTTTCCTTGTTTACGGCACCCTTTTAGCATCTTCATGGAATTTTCTCAAAACAATGCTTTCTTGGTACAATTCACAAGCTGAATCATCAACCTCTGGTTGGCCAGCACTCTACGCATCTGTTCTTCTAGGAACTGTTTTTGGGTTGCTTTCTATGGTTGCTGCTTTGGTTGTTATGGTTCCTGCGGTTTTGGTGACGTGGATAACCGTTGTTGTTTTGTTGGCTTTTTTTGGGAAGCCTAGGAGGGTTTTGGTTGTTGAAGGGAGGAAGATTACTGGTGAAATTTTTAGTTTTGTTGTTAAGATTTTGTTGACAGAAGGGAATGTTGTTGCTGCTGTTTGTGCTGTTTTGGGGTATTTTGTTTTGGTTAGAAGGAACAGTGAATGA